The Paenibacillus sp. genome has a window encoding:
- a CDS encoding copper amine oxidase N-terminal domain-containing protein, translated as MGKRGLLSLMAAGSMLTAIGCEAVGGVDVNQAVVAMYDVKSMESSATVEWEFKGNPSGGAEAAKVAAALGAGRIVIDELLQEDTQTMSAIGAIELSKGDIPFALYIEGQTMVLDIEGTKQPFELDFAALAGANASAGMPFDSSMLSDTLAQEAGQQLLKDIVSYFLGHMTNPEDTTVGTVSETIDGASKTLTKVSAKADFEELVVLASGALASIAADEEGLKALISSLYETLKPIIAESMGGAEDPVLKNMLNNKTLMVELIYSQIAPLLQTASEDLNAMTAEEMPFSANSGVTAELLLDGVQPAGLNLELYAEPTEGEGDGLESVRLAFETRWWNVNGDVDAKSYDGATAPFPIDAKPRQRLANIEPQSLLYDILKNDLKVTRHSFDMYMGANASVPDGISPYIKGAGTTMVPVRYVSEQLDATVDWNGAAQSITIKDAEAGIEIVMKIGDRKATVNGAAQTLPEAPELVEGATFVPIAFITKALGGAASWNGELGIVTIEKEF; from the coding sequence ATGGGGAAACGGGGCCTGCTGTCGCTGATGGCGGCCGGGTCGATGTTGACGGCGATCGGCTGCGAAGCGGTCGGCGGCGTGGATGTCAATCAAGCGGTCGTCGCCATGTACGACGTGAAATCGATGGAGAGCTCGGCGACGGTGGAATGGGAATTTAAGGGGAATCCGTCCGGCGGCGCGGAAGCCGCGAAAGTGGCGGCGGCGCTCGGCGCGGGGCGCATCGTCATCGACGAGCTGCTGCAGGAAGATACGCAGACGATGTCGGCGATCGGTGCGATTGAACTATCGAAAGGCGACATTCCGTTCGCGCTGTACATAGAGGGCCAAACGATGGTGCTGGACATCGAAGGAACGAAGCAGCCGTTCGAGCTCGATTTCGCGGCGCTCGCCGGCGCGAACGCGTCCGCGGGCATGCCGTTCGACAGCTCGATGCTGTCCGATACGCTCGCGCAGGAGGCAGGGCAGCAGCTGCTGAAGGATATCGTTTCGTATTTCCTCGGCCATATGACGAATCCGGAAGATACGACCGTCGGCACGGTGTCGGAAACGATCGACGGCGCGTCGAAGACGCTCACGAAGGTGTCGGCGAAAGCGGACTTCGAAGAGCTCGTCGTCTTGGCGAGCGGCGCGCTCGCGAGCATCGCGGCGGACGAGGAAGGCCTCAAGGCGCTGATCTCTTCGTTGTATGAGACGCTCAAGCCCATCATCGCCGAGTCGATGGGCGGCGCGGAAGACCCGGTTCTGAAGAACATGCTGAATAACAAGACGCTCATGGTCGAACTGATTTATTCGCAAATCGCGCCGCTTCTCCAAACGGCGTCGGAAGATTTGAACGCGATGACCGCGGAAGAGATGCCGTTCTCGGCGAACAGCGGCGTCACGGCGGAGCTGCTGCTCGACGGCGTCCAGCCGGCGGGCCTCAACCTTGAGCTGTACGCCGAGCCGACGGAAGGCGAAGGCGACGGGCTCGAATCGGTGCGCCTCGCGTTCGAGACGCGCTGGTGGAACGTGAACGGAGACGTCGATGCGAAGTCGTACGACGGCGCGACGGCGCCGTTCCCGATCGACGCGAAGCCCCGGCAGCGTCTCGCGAACATCGAGCCGCAGTCGCTGCTGTACGACATTCTGAAGAACGACTTGAAGGTAACCCGCCATTCGTTCGATATGTATATGGGCGCGAACGCGAGCGTACCGGACGGCATTTCGCCGTATATTAAAGGAGCGGGCACGACGATGGTGCCGGTCCGCTACGTGAGCGAGCAGCTGGACGCGACGGTCGATTGGAACGGCGCGGCGCAGTCGATCACGATCAAGGACGCGGAGGCCGGCATCGAGATCGTCATGAAGATCGGCGACCGCAAGGCGACCGTGAACGGCGCGGCGCAGACGCTGCCGGAAGCGCCGGAGCTCGTCGAAGGCGCCACGTTCGTGCCGATCGCGTTCATCACGAAAGCGCTCGGGGGCGCCGCTTCCTGGAACGGCGAACTCGGGATCGTAACGATCGAGAAGGAGTTTTGA
- a CDS encoding thioredoxin family protein encodes MTPIQSVEQFDEAIAASKPTVALFKADWCKDCHYIDPFMPDVAAKYADRITFVVVDRDAFPELGERYNVLGIPSFIAFREGRETMSFISKLRKTREEIEGFLDRVVQVSDELAKASRE; translated from the coding sequence ATGACCCCTATTCAAAGCGTCGAGCAATTCGACGAAGCGATCGCGGCGTCTAAGCCGACGGTGGCGCTGTTCAAAGCGGATTGGTGCAAGGATTGCCATTACATCGATCCGTTCATGCCGGACGTCGCGGCGAAATACGCGGACCGCATTACGTTCGTCGTCGTCGACCGCGACGCGTTCCCCGAGCTGGGGGAGCGGTACAACGTCCTCGGCATCCCGAGCTTCATCGCGTTCCGCGAAGGCCGGGAGACGATGTCGTTCATCAGCAAGCTCCGCAAAACGCGCGAGGAAATCGAAGGCTTCCTCGACCGCGTCGTGCAGGTGTCCGACGAGCTCGCCAAGGCGAGCCGCGAATAA
- a CDS encoding COX15/CtaA family protein yields MRNEKWVKALALAACIGMFLVLLMGATVTQTESGRGCGDDWPLCNGKFVPDYTITSMIEYSHRLVSGIVGLLVLGATIATFAAVRRTGPRVYASGALFFTVLQAGLGAAQVMNPQSDAILALHFGFSLLAFTCTLLTVTSVRAYYRGERHAEAQAPIAGRYRAAVWLTTLYAYIVVYTGAYTSHTDSGGGCAGFPLCNGQLVPDALEGATAVAFTHRTAAYVLFAVVLLLALYTRRAYASYRDIYGGARWALVLVAAQVMSGALLMALMGTGSYVIATLLHTMIISVLFAVLSYLSITVWGAGRASRR; encoded by the coding sequence ATGCGAAACGAAAAATGGGTAAAAGCGCTGGCGCTCGCGGCGTGCATCGGCATGTTCCTCGTGCTGCTCATGGGCGCTACGGTGACGCAGACGGAGTCGGGCCGCGGCTGCGGCGACGATTGGCCGCTCTGCAACGGCAAATTTGTTCCGGATTATACGATAACGTCGATGATCGAATACAGCCATCGACTCGTCAGCGGCATCGTCGGCCTGCTCGTGCTCGGCGCGACGATTGCGACGTTCGCGGCCGTCCGGCGGACGGGCCCGCGGGTGTACGCCTCGGGCGCGCTGTTCTTTACGGTGCTCCAGGCGGGGCTCGGCGCCGCGCAGGTGATGAATCCGCAATCGGACGCCATTCTCGCGCTGCACTTCGGCTTCTCGCTGCTGGCGTTCACGTGCACGCTGCTGACCGTGACGTCGGTGCGCGCGTATTACCGAGGCGAACGGCATGCGGAGGCGCAGGCGCCGATCGCGGGTCGGTACCGCGCCGCCGTGTGGCTTACGACGCTGTACGCCTACATCGTCGTTTACACAGGCGCTTATACGAGCCACACCGACTCGGGCGGCGGCTGCGCCGGCTTCCCGCTGTGCAACGGGCAGCTCGTGCCGGACGCGCTCGAAGGCGCGACGGCGGTCGCGTTCACGCACCGCACAGCGGCGTACGTGCTGTTCGCGGTCGTGCTGCTGCTTGCGCTGTACACCCGGCGGGCGTACGCCTCGTACCGGGACATATACGGCGGCGCGCGGTGGGCGCTCGTGCTCGTCGCTGCGCAGGTGATGAGCGGCGCGCTGCTCATGGCGCTGATGGGGACCGGCAGCTACGTGATCGCCACGCTGCTGCACACGATGATCATTTCGGTGCTGTTCGCAGTGCTCAGTTATTTAAGCATCACGGTATGGGGAGCGGGACGGGCTTCTCGCCGTTAA
- a CDS encoding DUF2515 family protein, with protein MSAKRGERSLWNRLFRRPGAWIAQWFGGGAGLGGGDGTDGEGRIAIDARERRRLLSQLRRTGAAEAPGAALDAAGRALVDRIRAETAERNRNNVTRTKAYREFYARRPEVHWAFLAHMVSRNGGWSMTDLEGELLPRLLDAGMRRRLFDMLEDANSFIFGDAYPQLLLYEESRRAGRPLFSLLPAFGVSRFMRPVWERFWETGDSALLTVALIVNEQHFIEGRVVRRPDVQEHVLATLPFQAQSALQLNQVVFPFGGRNAAGRQRLAGLIVEDFGNLKERIEVGKRLYATLFALPDVARGAEAFAAATPHTGSRADYWPELFAAVRDAPAGAPYRPRLEGETLLPGAPRLYSPRLTAAWKNRPLREPERYDWLRDLDEACAYLSDARAGHPYEMSAEACYGLNKVELAVVAKTALG; from the coding sequence ATGTCCGCGAAACGCGGGGAACGATCGTTGTGGAATCGGCTGTTCCGCCGGCCGGGCGCGTGGATTGCCCAGTGGTTCGGCGGCGGCGCCGGGCTCGGGGGCGGGGACGGAACGGACGGCGAAGGACGCATCGCGATCGACGCGCGGGAGCGGCGGCGGCTGCTCTCGCAGCTTCGCCGGACGGGCGCGGCGGAGGCGCCGGGCGCGGCGCTCGATGCGGCCGGTCGGGCGCTCGTCGACCGGATTCGCGCGGAGACGGCGGAGCGGAATCGGAACAACGTGACGCGCACGAAGGCGTACCGCGAGTTTTACGCGCGGCGCCCTGAAGTGCATTGGGCGTTCCTCGCCCACATGGTGTCGCGCAACGGCGGGTGGAGCATGACCGATCTCGAAGGCGAGCTGCTGCCGCGGCTGCTCGACGCCGGCATGCGGCGGCGGCTGTTCGACATGCTGGAGGACGCGAACAGCTTCATCTTCGGCGACGCGTATCCGCAGCTGCTGCTGTACGAGGAGAGCCGGCGGGCCGGGCGCCCGCTGTTCTCGCTGCTGCCGGCGTTTGGCGTCTCCCGATTTATGCGCCCGGTCTGGGAGCGGTTCTGGGAGACGGGCGATTCGGCGCTGCTCACGGTCGCGCTGATCGTCAACGAGCAGCACTTCATCGAAGGGCGCGTCGTGCGGCGTCCGGACGTGCAGGAGCACGTGCTTGCGACGCTGCCGTTCCAAGCGCAGTCGGCCCTGCAGCTGAATCAGGTCGTGTTCCCGTTCGGCGGCCGGAACGCGGCGGGCCGGCAGCGGCTCGCCGGGCTCATCGTCGAGGATTTCGGAAACCTCAAGGAGCGGATCGAAGTCGGCAAGCGGCTGTACGCGACGCTGTTCGCGCTGCCGGACGTCGCCCGGGGCGCCGAAGCGTTCGCCGCGGCGACGCCGCATACCGGCTCGCGCGCCGACTACTGGCCGGAGCTGTTCGCGGCGGTGCGCGACGCCCCGGCCGGCGCGCCGTACCGGCCGCGGCTCGAAGGCGAGACGCTGCTGCCCGGCGCGCCGCGCCTGTACAGCCCGCGGCTCACCGCCGCGTGGAAAAACAGACCGCTCCGGGAGCCGGAGCGGTACGATTGGCTGCGCGACCTTGATGAGGCGTGCGCGTATTTGTCGGATGCCCGCGCGGGGCATCCGTATGAGATGAGCGCCGAAGCGTGCTACGGGCTCAATAAGGTGGAGCTGGCCGTCGTCGCGAAGACGGCGCTCGGCTAG